The following proteins are co-located in the Paludibaculum fermentans genome:
- a CDS encoding phage tail fiber protein, protein MPGKSQTHTDAVLNLLRGTTVNGISPFVGLFSAAPANDAGAGTELAGNGYQRQAATFGAPATDTGNVRKISNTSNISFGPSSSAWLQAVAFGIFDAETSGALLYWDVLPTPKTVEQDDYGQFAPGSLVVKED, encoded by the coding sequence ATGCCGGGCAAATCGCAAACACACACCGACGCGGTCTTGAACCTGCTGCGCGGCACGACCGTGAATGGCATTTCGCCCTTCGTCGGTCTCTTTTCGGCGGCGCCCGCCAACGACGCCGGCGCAGGCACGGAACTCGCCGGCAACGGCTACCAACGCCAGGCGGCCACGTTTGGTGCGCCCGCAACTGATACGGGCAACGTTCGGAAGATCTCGAACACCAGCAACATCTCCTTCGGGCCATCAAGTTCAGCTTGGCTCCAGGCAGTTGCATTCGGGATCTTCGACGCGGAAACGAGCGGGGCGCTCCTGTACTGGGACGTGCTCCCGACGCCGAAAACCGTGGAACAGGATGACTACGGGCAGTTCGCGCCGGGATCGCTGGTCGTGAAAGAGGACTGA